The following proteins are co-located in the Candidatus Accumulibacter cognatus genome:
- the rsxB gene encoding electron transport complex subunit RsxB translates to MISTLLIMALGALVLGAALGYASIKFKVEGDPLVEKIEAILPQTQCGQCGYPGCKPYAAAISAGEADINLCPPGGMDGVRKLADLLGREVKPLEVEEKPKQVAIIDETTCIGCTLCIQACPVDAIVGAAKQMHTIIEPLCTGCELCIKPCPVECIHMQPITENLDNWKWKYPVIEIKRAA, encoded by the coding sequence GCTGTTGATCATGGCGCTCGGTGCCCTCGTGCTCGGTGCCGCGCTTGGCTACGCGTCGATCAAATTCAAGGTCGAAGGCGATCCGCTGGTCGAGAAAATCGAAGCCATCCTGCCACAGACGCAGTGCGGCCAATGCGGTTATCCGGGGTGCAAACCTTACGCGGCGGCGATTTCAGCCGGTGAGGCCGACATCAACCTGTGCCCGCCGGGTGGCATGGACGGCGTGCGCAAGCTCGCCGATTTGCTCGGCCGCGAAGTCAAGCCGCTGGAAGTCGAGGAGAAGCCGAAACAGGTGGCGATCATCGACGAGACGACCTGTATCGGCTGTACTCTGTGCATCCAGGCCTGCCCGGTGGACGCCATCGTCGGCGCTGCCAAACAGATGCACACCATCATCGAACCGCTGTGTACCGGTTGCGAGTTGTGCATCAAACCCTGCCCGGTCGAGTGCATCCACATGCAGCCGATCACCGAGAATCTCGATAACTGGAAGTGGAAATACCCGGTGATCGAAATCAAGCGCGCCGCCTGA